GGTGAAGCGCTTGACCACCTTGCCGGAGCGGTCGGTGAACACCCCAAAAGCGTCCAGCGTGCCGTTGAAATAGGTGCGCAAATCCAGCTGGGGGGTTTGGCCCGCGTAGTCGGTCACCTGCGGGCCCGCGCAACCGGCCAGGGCAGCGCTGGTAGCCAAAAGAAGAAGACGGCGTTTCATGGGGAGTCCTTGGGTCGGATGATGAGCAAATAGAGCGCCGCTGCCGCCGCCAGCTTCAGGGCGCAGGGCAGCAGGCAGTAGGTGGCGGTGAGGGCGTGCAGGGCGGCGGCATCCTGCGCGCCGGGGGTGTAGCCAAAGTAGGCCAGCAGCGGCAGGGCCAGCCCGGCGGCCAGGGCCAGATTCAGCTTGGTGGCGAAGTTCCACCAGCCGAAGTACAAACCCGCACCGCCCTGTTTTTGCACCAGGCCCGCCAGCAATGCGCTGGGCAGGGCCAGGTCGGTGCCCAGGGCGATACCCGAGGCAGCGCACACGGCCAGAAACGCCGTGCTGTCGCCCGCGCCCAGCAGGGAAGCCCCCACAAACGCGGCCACCGCCACGCCCATGCCCACCAACCAGGTGCGCGCCAGGCCCAGCCGGGGCACCAGGCGCAGCCACAGCGGAATCGACAGGGCGGCGCACACAAAGTAGGTGGCCAGAAACAGCGGCTGCAGCGCCTGCGGGGCCAGCAGCCGGTCTTGCATAAAGAACAGCACCAGGGTGGCGGGCACGGCGCTGGCAATGCCGTTCACCATGAACACGCCCAGCAGGCGGCGAAACGCGGGGTTGTGCAGCGGCAGCCACAACGCGGCGCGCGTCTGGGAGGGGATTTGCGGGGCGGGTGCGATGGCGTGGCTCCAGGCCCACCAACCCAAGCCCAAAGAAAGCGCCAACAGCCCCACCGTGGTGGGCAGGCCCAGCAGCACCGGGGCCACGCTGGCCGTCACCACGCCCACCAGGCCCAGGCCTTCGCGCCAGGCGACGATGCGGCTGCGCTGGGCCTCGGTGCCGCCCAGTAACCCGGCCCAGGCCTGGTGCAGCACGCCCAGGGTGCTGTAGGCGGTGTAGGTGACGACCAGCAGGGCGGCGGCCCACAGCAGCACGTGGTCTTGCGTGGCAGGAAAGAACAGCCCCCAGAAGCCCAGCGCCATGACCACCGCCGCCCCGGCAGCCACGCCCAGCACGGCGCGGCTGGCGTGGGTGGGGCGGGCAAACAGCGCGTCGCCCCAGCGGCCCAGCAGCGGGTCGATGAGGCCGTCGAACAGGCGCGCGCCCAGCAAGATCTGCCCCAGCACGGCCAGCGGCACGCCCAGCGTGGTGGCGTAGTGGTTGGGCAGCACCACGTACAGCGGCAGCGCCACAAAGGCCAAGGGCAGACCCATCAGGCCGTAGGCCAAGCCGTTGCGGGCGGTGAATGCCGCGGCAGAGGTCATGGGTTGCCCGCCAGCAGCGCCCGGCGCATCGCAGGCTCGGAGGTTTGGGGCGACAGCCAGATGCCGAAGAACAGGCGCGCAAAGTCGCCATCGCTGACCTCACCCGTGGGCTGGCCGTTGGTCAGGAAGCGGGCGGTGCGGGTCTGCGGCAGGTAGATGCCCAGGATGCGGTCGTTCTTTTGCACGTCGGGAAAGGCCGCCTCCAGCTTTTGCTGCCAGCTCTTGGCCTGCGCGTCCGAAATGGGCGCGCTGCGGCGCATCTCGTCGAGCGAGCGGCGGGCGATGTCGGCGCGGGTGAAATCGCGCAGGTAGGTTAGCTCCAGCGCCAGGGCGGTGTCGGCATAGCGGGCAGGCTGGAAGCCGGGGGCGGTCCAGAGCTGCGCGTCGTAGATGTCAAAGCCCCAGACCTTGAGGCGGGTGCTGCCCACCAGGCGGGCCTGCGGTACGCTTGCTGCCACATCGGTGGGGATGTCGGCAGCCCAGGCATTCAAGCCGAACAGGGCGCTAGCGCTTATAACAAGGGCGTAAGCAGCTACTTTTTTAATAGCGTGTACTGTACGAGGTTGATGTTGCCCTTGTCGAAGGCGGCTTCGCAGTAGGCCAGGTAGAACTCCCATAAGCGCATGAACCTTTCGTCAAAACCGAGTTGCAGCACTTCCGTGCGGGCGGCCAAAAACCGGTCGCGCCAGCGGCGCAGGGTTTCGGCGTAGTCGGGGCCGAAGGCGAATTCGTCCACCACCTCCAGCCCAGCCGCGGCGGCTTCGCGGCGGAATTCGCGCGGGCAGGGCAGGCAGCCGCCGGGGAAGATGTACTGCTGGATGAAGTCGGTGCTGCTGATGTAGCGCTCGAACAGGCTGTCGTCGATGACGATGCTCTGGATGCAGGCGCGGCCCCCCGGCTTGAGCAGGCGGGCCACGGTCTGGAAATAGGTGGGCCAGTATTCGCGGCCCACGGCTTCCACCATTTCCACCGAGCAGATGGCGTCAAACGGCGCGTCGGTGATGTCGCGGTAGTCCTGCAGGCGCAGGTCGGCGCGGCTATCCATGCCCAGGCGCTGCACGCGCTGGTGGGCGAAGGCGAGTTGCTCGGTACTCAGGGTCACGCCGGTCACGCTGGCGTTGAATTCGGTGGTGCCCATTTCGGCCAGTGCGCCCCAGCCGCAGCCAATTTCCAGCACCCGGTCGCCGGGCTGCACCCGGGCCATGGCCAGGGCACGGCGGACCTTGGCGTCTTGCGCCTCGCGCAGCGGTTTGTCCAGCTCGCCCTCGAACCAGGCGGACGAGTAGTTCATGCTGTCGTCCAGCCACAGGCTGTAGAAGGCGTTGCCCAGGTCGTAGTGGGCGTGGATGTTCTTCTGGCTGTTGGCTTTGGTGTTGCGGTTCAGCAGGTGCTTGATGCGGTACCACAGGCGGCCCACCCAGTTGCCGTAGACCACGTCTTCGATCTCTTGCCGGTTGCAGATGAAGACGGTGAGCAGATCGGTCAGGTTGGGGGTGGTCCAGTCGCCGTCGATATAGGTTTCGGCCACACCGATGTCGCCGGACTTGAGGGCTGCGGCGCAGACGTTCCAGTTTTTCAGCGTCATGGCGGCGGTAGGGGCATCGCCATGTTGCTGGTGGTTGCCGAAGACCTGCATGCTGCCGTCGGGCAACTGCATGGTGATGCTGCCGTGGCGCAGGCGCTGCAAGAGCCTCAGGGCGGTGCGGGCGGCCGCCGGGGCATCGCTGGGCACGGCAAAACCGGGAGCAGTGGTGGTGGAGTTCATTGCGTTTATCTCGTCACAAAATCTTTGGGCGGCAGGGGTTTGCTGAAAAATCGCACGCGTTTGCGCCACAGGCGAAAGGCCTGCCAATGGATGCGCGCCACCACGCCCAGCGTCATGGCCGGGTAGCGCCAGAGCGCCTGGCGGATGCTGGCCGGGGTGATGGCTTGCAGCGTGCCGCTGACGCTGGTCTCAATCAGCGCGCCCTGGCTGTCGTCATAGTCGACACGGGCCACGGTGCGGTCGCCGGATCGCATGAAGCGGAAGCGGTAGCCGCCCTCGACCGGGCAGAACGGCGATACGTGGAACACCTTGGCTGCCGTCAGCTCCACCCCATAGCGCGGTTGGTCCAGCACGTAGCAGTGGCGCTCGCCAAAGGTGTTGTTGACCTCGACCACGATGGCCCGCAGGCTGCCATCCAAGCGGTGGCAGTACCAGAAGCTGACGGGCTTGAAGGTGTGGCCGAAGACGCGCGGGTAGCAGTGCAGCCAGATCTCGCCGTCGGCGTCAAGAATGCCTTCGCGCTGCAGCAGGGACTCCATCCACGCCAGCGCACTGCCCTGGCCGTCGCCGTGGTCGGCGTCGTAAAAGCTCAGGGCGGCGCGGCGGTTGACGGCCAGGGCCGTGCCCGCCAAGGACCGCATCGGCAGCATCAAAAAATAGGTAGGGTAGGCAAACGCGTGCCGCACCGGGCGCAGCCGGGTGTGGCGGACCTGGCCAAAGCCGATGCTCGCCTGGTGCGGGGCCGGGGTCATACCCCCGCCTTCAGCAGCTCGGCCACCGCCAGCCCGGCTTTCAGGCCGTCTTCATGGAAGCCGTAGCCCATCCACGCGCCACAGAAATAGGTGTTGTGCTGGCCTTGCAGCGCGGGCATGCGCTGCTGCGCGGCGATGGCGGGCAGGTCCAGCACCGGGTGGGCGTAGTCAAACGTGCCCAGCACCTGGGGGTGGGCGATGTCGCGTGTGGGGTTTAGCGACACGATGACCGGCTGCTCCCAGGGCAGGGGCTGCAGCTTGTTGAGCCAGTAGTGCAGACACACCCGGGCCGACTCGGTGGCGGTGGCGGGCGCGCGTTCGTAATTCCACGCGGCCCAGGCCTCAGGGTTGCGCGGCAGCACCGAGGCGTCGGTGTGCAGCACGGCGCGGTTGGCGTGGTAGTGGATGGCACCCAGCGTGGCCTCCTCCGCCGGGGTGGGCGCGGCCAGCAGGGCCAGGGCCTGGTCGGAATGGGTGGCCAGCACCACCTTGTCGAAGCGCTCGGTGCGGGCCAGCCCGTGCTGCAGGCTGGTGATGAACACGCCGCCTGGTGTGCGCTCAATACGCATCACCGGGCTGAGGAGGCGCCTGTCGTCGATCTTTGCGGTGATCTTGTCCACGTAGTGCCGCGCACCGCCGGTCACCGTCCACCACTGGGGCCGGTTGAGCACCTGCAGCAGGCCGTGGTTGTGGCAAAAGCGCACCATGGTGGCGACAGGGAACAGCAGCATCTGGGCCGTGGGGCAGCTCCAGATGCAGCCCATCATCGGCAAAAAGTACCAGTCGCGGAAGGCCGTGCCAAACCGGTGCTGGTCCAGAAACGCGCCCAGCGGCTGGGCCAGGGCGGCGTCGTTGTTGTCCAGCGCGAGCTGGGTGGTGATCTGGTTGAAGCGCAGCAGGTCGCGCAGCATGCCCCAGAAGCGCGGGCTCCACAGGTTGCGTTTCTGGGCAAACACGCTGCCCAGGGTGCTGCCGCTCCATTCCACATAGCGTTCGCCCGGCACGGTGGTGGGGATCTGGGCAGAGAAAGACATGTCCGTCTTGGAGGTCTCCACCTTCAGTTCGGCCAGCAGGGCGATGAGCTGCGGGTAGGTGCGCTCGTTGAAAACCAGAAAGCCCGTATCCACCCCATGGGTGACCATGCCGCCGGGTGTGGGCAGGGTGAGATCGACGGTGTGGGTATGGCCGCCAAAGTAATGACCCGCTTCGAACAGCGTGGTTTCGGCCCGGCCCTGCAGGCTATGCGCCACGGCCAGGCCGGAAATGCCGGAGCCGACGATGGCCAGCTTCATACGGCTGGGCATGGCGCGGGAAGGAAAGTGGCTGCGAAGCACCCCAAGGCGAACGAGGGAGTGAGGGAGGAGGAGAACCGCCCCGGGGCTGCATGCCGGCACAGAGTGCGCGGATGGCTTCGCTGCCAGAAAAACAGATGCGCCCCATCGGCCGCATTGCCGATAAAGACCGATTCCGAACGCCATAAGTTCCCGGCCCGACCGGCAATGCGGCGGTAAAGGAATGTGAAGTACGGGATGGTGGAGAAGCACATATGGCGATAATATACCAATCAGTCACTTTGTGACCAATAAGTTTTATTTTTAGCAATCAACCCCACCACGGCCGTGCGTCTGACACAAAGTGCCATGTTGACCGCCTAAAATGAAAGCCGTTAAGAAGGACTTCCATGCTCTATCCCGAACTCTTTAGACAACTCGAAGCCGTGCGTTGGAACATGGAAAAAGACGTTCCATGGGACACGTTCGATGCCAGCCTGCTGACCGACGAACAGGCGCAGACCATCAAGATGAACGCCATCACCGAGTGGGCCGCCCTGCCCGCCACCGAAATGTTCTTGCGCGACAACCAGGACGACAGCGACTTTTCCGCCTTCATGTCGATCTGGTTTTTTGAGGAGCAAAAGCATTCGCTGGTGCTGATGGAGTACCTGCGCCGCTTCCGCCCCGACCTGGTGCCCACCGAAGAAGAGCTGCACGACATCCGCTTCGAATTCGACCCGGCCCCGGCCCTGGAGACGCTGATGCTGCACTTTTGCGGCGAGATCCGCCTGAACCACTGGTACCGCCGCGCCAGTGAATGGCATTCGGAGCCGGTGATCAAGAACATCTACACCAAGCTCAGCCAGGACGAAGCCCGCCACGGCGGTGCCTACCTGCGCTACATGAAACGCGCCATCGCCAACACCGGCAACGAAGCCCGCGGTGCCTTCACCAAGGTCGGCGTGCTGATGGCCAGCGCCCGCCGCACCGCGCAGGCGCTGCACCCCACCAACCTGCACGTGAACGAAAGCCTGTTTCCGCGCGACACCATCCAGAGCCGCCTGCCCGACCCGGCCTGGCTAGAGCACTGGCTGGACACGCAGATCAAGTTCGACGCGGTGTGGGAGGGCAAGGTGGTCGATCGCATCCTGCACAACCTGAGCCTGCTGATGGACCGCAGCTTCAAGACCGTGCAGGAGCTGAACCGCTACCGCAAGGAAGTCAGCAAGGAGCTGGCGGCCGTTGTGGAACCCGCAGTGCCCGCAGCAACCTGAGAGCCTAGCTAGATCAGCGCCAGCAGCTTCTCCAGCTGCACCTGCACTTTCACCTCGCGATGCGGCACGTGGGCGATGATCTTGGTGATCGGTAGATTGGTTTCGCGCACGATCATCTCGCCCATGGGCATGCCGTCGCGGTTGATGATCACCGCCACACGCGGGGCCGTGGTGTTGGCGCTGCGGCGGATCACCACCGCCACCTCGCCATTGGCCAGCCGCACATAGACGCCCGGCGAATACACGCCCACAGCCTTGATCAGGGCCGCACCAGCCTGGTCCACGTGCTGTTTTTCGTCGAAATAGCAGGCCTGCATGGCGGCGTTTGGCGGCATCGACAGGCGGCCCACGCGCGGCGACAGCCGGGCGATGAAGGTATCCGCCCGCTGCAGCAGCCGGGCCAGACGCATGGCCACGGTCTTGTTCTCCAGCGGGCCTGGCGCGCGGTCGTGGTGGTGGCGCACCGCCAGCAACCAGTCTTCGTTGTCCACGCCCATCGCCACCAGCATGCTGAAGGCGCGCTGCGCGTGCTGCTCCACCAGGTCGATCTGCTTGGCCGTCAGGGCCTGGTTTTGCACCGTCAGCTCGTCTTGCAGCGCGGTCATGGCGATGTTCATGGTCAGCGCGGCCTTGCCCAGCGTGGCATCCTGGTCGGACGGCCAGTTCAGCACCTCGCGCGCGGCCAGGCTGCACACCACGTAGACCAGCATGGCGTGGGTGGCGCTGTACATCTGCACCTCGGTGGCGGACAAATGCATCAGCGCGCACAACGTGGCATCGGGGTGGTTCTCCACCAGGGCGTGCAGCTCGGCGTAGAGCTTTTCCAGCCGCGGCAGAAACTGCTCGCTCTGCGGGTCGCGCAGCAGGCCGTTGGCGCGGATTTGCAGCGCGGTCCAGTCGGGGATGCGGGTGGCTTCGCTGGCGGTGGTCTTGTCCAGGTCGGAGGCCGCCAGCTGCATATCGGCAATGTCGCCCAGGGTGGTGTCGGCCCGCACCATGTCGTACAACTTGCCGACATAGGCACGGTGGTTGTCGGCGGCGTCTACGTCCACGCACAGGGTCATGCCGCGCGAGGTCCAGTAGGTAATTTCTTCGCGCTCGGTGATGATGTAGCCCTTGTGCGCCAGCAGCACGCCCTGCTCGTTACGCAAGGCAAATGGCAAGGGTTGTCCGAGGCGCAGGGTGGAGGTATTGACGGCGATGAGGTTCATGGGGCGAGAGCGTATCAGTTCAAGGGCCCGCTGTCGCCTGCTAGCATTTGCCCATGACCGACACCCCTGCTTTCCTACCGCCACCCGCCTTTCTGGACAAAATCTGCAGCCGCGCCGACGCACCGGCCCGGCTGGCCCACCTGCCCCGCCCCTGGGTGTTTACCAACGGGGTGTTCGACATCCTGCACCGCGGCCACGCCACGTATCTGGCGCAGGCCCGCTCGCTGGGCGGCAGCCTGGTGGTAGCGCTCAACAGCGATGCCTCGGCCCGCCGCCTGGGCAAGGGCCCAGACCGCCCGCTGAACGCCGAGGCCGACCGCGCCGTGCTGATGGCCGCGCTGGAGTCGGTGAGCCTGGTCACCTGGTTTGACGAGAACACGCCGCTGGAACTGATCACCGAGCTGCGCCCCGACATCCTGGTCAAGGGCGGCGACTACGACATGCAAAAGCTGGCCGAGACCGCCGTGGTGCAGGCCTACGGCGGCACGGCCCGGGCGATTCCGTTCCTGGACGGCTATTCCACCACCGCCCTGGTCCACAAAATCAAGCAACCGCACGGTGGTTGAGGCGCTGCAGCGCGTCTGGCGGGCGCTGCGCCAGGACAGGTTTCTGCAGATCCTGCTGCTGGGCCTGGTGCTGCTCAGTGTGGCCACCCGCACGCCGCTGGCCGCCTACCCCGCCCTGGTGGACTGGCCCACCATCGCCGCCCTCACCGGCCTGCTGGCCCTGACCCTGGGCGTGGAGACCAGCGGCGCACTGCACCGCCTGGGCCACTGGCTGGTGGGCTACATGACCAGCGAACGCGCGGCCGCCCTGTGCCTGGTCAGTGCCGCCGCCGTGCTGTCCACCGTGCTGACCAATGACGTGGCGCTGTTCGTCATTGTGCCGCTCACCCTAGGCATCTGCCGCATCACCCCGCTGCCGACCACCCGGCTGGTGGTGTTCGAGGCGCTGGCGGTGAACGCGGGCTCGGCCCTCACGCCCATCGGCAATCCGCAAAACCTGTTCTTGTGGCAGCTCTCGGGCACCTCGTTTGGCGGTTTTGTGTGGCACATGCTGCCGCTGGTGGCGGTGCTGATGCTGTTGCTGCTGCTGGTGACGGCCCTGGCCTTCTCCGGGCGCGCCCTGCAGGCCACCGACCCCCAGGCCGAGCACCCGCTCAACCGGCGGCTGCTGGGTGCCTCGCTGCTGCTGTACCCGGTGTTTCTGGTGCTGACCGACCTGCACTACGCACCCTGGGCCCTGGTGGCCGTGCTGGTGTGCCTGGGAGCACTGCACTGGCGCGTGCTGGTGCAGCTCGACTGGGGGCTGCTGCTGGTGTTTGTGCTGATGTTCATCGACCTGCGCCTGCTCGTCGGGCTGGGTGCCGTGCAGCAGGCACTGGCGGGCTGGGGGCTGGCCCAGCCGCTGCACCTGTTCTGGGCCGGCATCGCCACCTCGCAAATCGTCAGCAACGTGCCCGCCGCGATTGCGCTGGCCGAGTTTTCCAAAGACTGGAAGGTGCTGGCCTACGCCGTCAACATCGGCGGCTTCGGCCTGATGGTGGGCTCGCTGGCGAACCTGATCGCCCTGCGCATGGCCCCGGACACCAGGGCCTGGCTGCACTTCCATGTGTGGTCGCTGCCGTTTCTGGTGGCCGGGTCGGCGGTGGGGTGGCTGCTGCTGTTTGCTATGTAAAAAGTAGCTTCTCACGCTTATTCCATAAGCATGAGCGTCCTATTTAATACAAAACCCCTACTGCTCCTTTTGGTACTGGGGGGACCGGGGACCGTAGAGCAAGCCACCGGGGCGGGCATGGAGCAAGCGGGCGCTGGCCAGGTGGGACAGGCCGTGGCCGGGGTCGCTCACACTGCCGGCAATCTGGCGCACCAGCGCGGTCACCAGCAAACCGACCAGGCCACCGCCGCTGTTTTGCCGATTTTCCGCATCCGAGGCCGTGGCCCGGCCTTGCCAGAGCAGCGCCCCGGTGCGCGTGTCCACCAGCTTGCCGGTGGCCGAGACCACGGTGGAGCTGTCGATCACCAGGTACTTGGTGCCGTAGTCTTCCACCGTCACGTAGAACACCGCATCGGCACCAAAAATATCGCGCAGCTTGGGCAGCGGGGCCTGGTGCATGTCGGCGGGATGCTCCAGCCCGTTCTCTTTGAAGGTCTGGTCCACCACCGCCACCGGAAACACGTAGTAGCCCGACTCGGCCAGTGGCGCGGTGACGGTGGACATCACGCTGTACGAGGCGCGGATGTCCACGGTTTTGTTCAGCGGCGGCAGCACCAGGATGGACGCGGGGCGGCTTTCCCGGAAGGCGGTGTAGTCGTAGCTGGGCTTTTGCACCGCACAGGCGGTCAGCGCCAGGGCGGCGCCCACCACGGCAAGGCGCGTGGCACTGCGCAGGAGCTTATTTTTTGGCATGTTGGATCAGCAGGTCCATGTAGACCGTGGACTCGGGGAACAGGGATTTTTCGGCTTCAAAGGACTGCACGGCCTGGCCGGGTTTGCCCGCCTGGAAGTACAGGTAGCCCAAATGGGCGAAGTAACCCGGCGGCGGTTTACGGGCTTGCAGGTCGGTCTTTTGCAGATCGGCCTCCAGTGCCGCAATCTGCGCATCGACCGGCACCTTGCCCGGTTCGGCGTACTGGGTGTAGATCTGGTCCTGGTAGCTGCCCCATTGGTACAGGGTGGGCACCTTGGTGGCGCAGCCGGTCAGCAGCGCCAGGCCGAGCAGGCCCGCGGTGGTGGTGACATTCAAACGCATGGTGATCAGTACTTGGGTTTCCAGGCGCCGCTGTCGATGCCGTCGGTCAGGCGGTTCACCGCTTCGCGGATGGCCAGATCCAGCACCTTGCCGTTCAGGGTGGCGTCATAGCCCGCCGTGCCGCCGAAGCCGATCACCTCGCGGTTCGACAGGGCGTACTCGCCCGCGCCTTGCACCGAATACACCACCTCGGAGGTCAGCGCGTCCACCACATTCAGGCTGACCTTGGCGTAGGCGGTTTGGGTTTTGCCCCGGCCCAGCACGCCAAAGAACTGCTGGTCGCCGGTCTCCTTGCGGCCAAACTCGGTCACGTCGCCGGTGACCACAAACTCCGCCCCCTTGAGCTTTTGCACCTGGCCCAGCAACGCGGCCTCTTGTTTGATTTCTTCCATGTTGCTGCGCTCCACCACGCGGAAGCGGTTGGACTGCTGCAGGTGCGTCACCAGAATCGTCTTCGACTGGCCGCCCAGGCGGTCCACGCCGTCCGAGAACAGGCCGCGCATGAAGTTGGAGCGGTTGTCAAACTTGCCCACCGCCAGCGTGCTCTTGGGGCCGGTGTAGCCCGTCTTGGCGGTGTTCACCTGCGGGACCACCAGGGCCTGCGAGGTTTCGGTGGCACAGCCCACCAGACCCAGTGCGGGGACGAGGGCGGCGGCGAAGACAAAGAGGGAGCGACGGTTCATGGAAATATGTAACAGAGGGGATGGAGCCCGGATTCTAGGGGCCGACCACGCCCTTGGCAACGCTATTTAAAAAATAGCTGCTCACGCTTGCCAGATAAGCGCTAGCACCCTAAAAAGCTTGAAACTTTTATTTACAAGTCGGACGCTGGCACGCCCCGAATGCCCCAGCTCTCCCTGGGCGGCTCGGTCAGCACCACCATCAGGTCGGCGGGCGCAATGCCGAGTGCCCCCAGACGCTGCATGAGGGCCTGGTACAGCGCGCGCTTGGTCTCGATGGAGCGGCCCGGGAACATCAAGATGTCCACCAGGGTGTAGTTTTCGGTCTTGCCGGGGGCCACCCAGAAGTGCTCGGGGCGGTGTTCGATGTAGCGGATCTGGCGGTCGTCTTCAGGCACCTGCAAGGCATCGCGCAGAGCCAGGTACACGGCCTCCATCAGCGCGGTGACTTCGGCGGCGGGGCGGCTGCGGCGGA
This sequence is a window from Rhodoferax sp. WC2427. Protein-coding genes within it:
- a CDS encoding tautomerase family protein, producing the protein MPLAKIEVRRSRPAAEVTALMEAVYLALRDALQVPEDDRQIRYIEHRPEHFWVAPGKTENYTLVDILMFPGRSIETKRALYQALMQRLGALGIAPADLMVVLTEPPRESWGIRGVPASDL